A window of the Peromyscus leucopus breed LL Stock chromosome 22, UCI_PerLeu_2.1, whole genome shotgun sequence genome harbors these coding sequences:
- the Cmpk2 gene encoding UMP-CMP kinase 2, mitochondrial, with product MALVSRPRAPLWLGRLSRRLCARHRACAGTMARPRRFAVEMPDCSLTHFVLGDTAGHPDPRLAALLGPPGRSYALCVPLAPGTGCGPRVQAARMHQRLLLQLCRGPWQRCRMSKLLGYGPGDQDGEAQHGFLLRDPCDHPDTRSALLQLLGSCQEAEHPQLAEFQADSQGLLWQRMWELQGDRQVQVDCACVLPAPEPHLHPLLPDLLNSAVFQDRDAARAVLEECTSFIPEARAVLDLVDQCPRDIQKGEFQVIAIEGLDATGKSTLTQSVSESLKAVLLQSPPPCISQWRKVFDNEPTIIRRAFYSLGNYLVASEIAKESAKFPVIVDRYWHSTATYAIATEVSGGLQYLPPAHHPIYQWPGDLLKPDLVLLLTVNPEERVRRLQGRGVEKTKEEAELEANNVFRQKVEMTYQRMENPSCHLVDASPSRETVLQNVLQLIRSAGH from the exons ATGGCCTTAGTGAGCCGCCCTCGAGCCCCACTGTGGCTTGGGCGACTGTCGCGGCGGCTGTGCGCGCGGCACCGGGCCTGCGCTGGGACCATGGCTCGGCCGCGGCGCTTCGCGGTGGAGATGCCGGATTGCTCCCTGACTCACTTCGTCCTAGGGGACACGGCGGGCCACCCGGACCCACGCCTGGCAGCGCTGCTCGGGCCCCCGGGGCGCAGCTACGCGCTGTGCGTGCCATTGGCCCCGGGCACAGGCTGCGGGCCCCGGGTGCAGGCGGCCCGGATGCATCAGCGTCTGCTGCTGCAGCTGTGCCGGGGCCCTTGGCAGCGGTGCCGGATGAGTAAGCTGCTAGGCTACGGTCCCGGCGACCAGGACGGTGAAGCCCAGCATGGCTTCCTGCTGCGCGACCCTTGCGACCACCCGGACACTCGGAGCGCCTTGCTGCAGCTTCTGGGCTCGTGCCAGGAGGCGGAACACCCGCAGTTAGCCGAGTTCCAGGCCGACTCTCAGGGTTTGCTGTGGCAGCGCATGTGGGAGCtgcagggagacaggcaggtgcaAGTGGACTGCGCATGCGTCCTGCCGGCCCCTGAGCCTCATCTGCACCCGTTGCTGCCAGATCTGCTTAACTCTGCGGTGTTCCAAGACCGGGATGCTGCACGGGCGGTATTGGAGGAG TGTACATCCTTTATCCCGGAAGCCCGGGCAGTGCTTGACCTGGTTGACCAATGCCCCAGGGACATCCAGAAAGGAGAGTTCCAGGTCATTGCCATCGAAGGACTGGATGCCACAG GTAAAAGCACCTTGACCCAGTCGGTGTCAGAGTCTCTCAAGGCTGTCCTCTTGCAGTCGCCACCCCCCTGCATCAGCCAGTGGAGAAAAGTCTTTGACAATGAACCTACTATCATTAGAAGAGCATTTTACTCTTTGGGCAATTACCTTGTGGCTTCTGAAATAGCTAAAGAATCAGCCAAGTTCCCTGTTATTGTAGACAG GTACTGGCACAGCACGGCCACCTACGCCATAGCCACAGAGGTGAGTGGAGGCCTGCAGTACCTCCCTCCTGCCCACCACCCCATCTACCAGTGGCCAGGAGACCTGCTGAAGCCTGACCTGGTCCTGCTGCTCACGGTGAATCCTGAGGAGAGAGTGAGGAGACTGCAGGGTCGGGGTGTGGAGAAAACTAAAGAAGAGGCTGAACTCGAGGCCAATAACGTGTTTCGTCAGAA GGTGGAAATGACGTACCAGCGAATGGAGAACCCAAGCTGCCACCTGGTGGACGCCAGCCCCTCAAGGGAGACTGTCCTACAGAATGTTTTGCAGCTGATTCGGAGTGCTGGCCATTAA